A portion of the Adhaeribacter radiodurans genome contains these proteins:
- a CDS encoding T9SS type A sorting domain-containing protein, protein MKTRLSFLFKIGYLFIQPSSNGRLTLLLGLWLFVSFSSLAQFKIWEKTLGGNHSDELHFVQKTSDGGYIVGGSSSSGISGTKSEANRGVCTPDNCTTDYWVVKIDGKGNKVWDKTLGGNDSDILASVLQTSDGGYILAGYSYSDKSGDKSEANKGFVYYPDYWIVKLNANGKIVWDKTYGGNYGDYLHSLQLTPDGGYIVGGESNSEKSGDKSQSNNGSYDYWVLKLNASGNKVWDQTFGGDDSDDLYSLITTPDGGYLLGGRSSSNKSGSKSDPRKSDCTDGFGTPCYDYWVVKISEKGAKQWDKTFGGYHDDVLNTLVVATDGGYLLGGRSESTKSLDKSEPTRDETDDDILGDYWLVKIATDGSKVWDKTFGGNEREELTSILPVKDGGYLLSGSSDSESGGDMTPRRGVGDTWIIKIDAKGKKLWDTSVTSGSYITPTSDGNILLGGISGSYPNDDYWLVKLQIPNKKVQTIAFYPPDRALTSSPITLSAKASSGLPVTFKLISGPATQKSNQLRFTGYGTVVVKAFQAGDAMYSPVEYTARFRVQRFPKQQDKTIGGSGEDMLADLVTTPDGGYLLGGSSSSGISGDKSSAGKGQSDFWLVKTDANKKKIWDKSFGGKGTEKLAVIVPAVGGGYLLGGSSASGKDGDKSEANKGKNDYWLVKVDASGNKLWDKTIGGNLDDNLSAIVATPDGGYLLGGSSQSDISGDKSEGNKGEPDEFTGTPSDFWIVKVDNKGNKVWDTTIGNAPDDVLSSIIPTPDGNYLLGGYSTSTDDDTDYWVIKINAKGEQIWNKTYNREYSDRLTALVTTPEGGYLLVGISGFETYGYWAIKTDSKGNVIWDKFFLGSSIACFACEVNYSFPVDILPTSNNHYLLAGYTWSNQGFDRTEENRGNQDYWLVEIDENGQKISDKSFGARNSDELAAIIATPSGGFLLGGHSNSNSGYEKSENSKGNYDFWLIETKISAFPSSSLAAWNLRYGGSSSDFLTTVLPTNDGGYLLGGYSSSPKSGDKSQNSYGKNDYWVVKTDAAGNKLWDKRYGGSADDYLKSMVPTTDGGFLLGGSSESGSNGNKMAISKGGRDIWLVKISSSGEKEWDQTYGGNGTDDLQKIVILSYLYTDSYVLAGYSDSPVSGDKTQGTQGGLDYWLIKIYSFNGDIAWNKRFGGAGDDYLGDILALAKGDLLIGGTSFSSASGDKSQGTQGSSDYWLLRIDKDGKKLWDKRYGGSDQDQLLALLNTSYNSFLLAGHSASNISGEKSQNSKGGKDYWLVQVNGSGEKQWDKTYGGSAEETLRSLILDKDGGYVLGGTSFSGKSGDKTQTSQGASDYWLVKTNSAGTKLWDKRYGGSQQEELRALWTTQEGGYLLGGRSNSGVSGDRTQPSQGENDIWLVKVAPVKTITPLIASQSSTFQPEEFRSAKLLPLTAYPNPFVQEVNVTFRVPQTQKVTVKVFDSQGQEVTTLFEEVAQANQNYTRQWQAQHSAAGIYILRLQTNNHQSHQKVVLSR, encoded by the coding sequence ATGAAAACACGTTTATCTTTTTTGTTTAAAATTGGGTATCTTTTTATTCAACCTTCCAGTAACGGTCGTCTGACACTTTTGCTAGGGTTATGGCTGTTTGTTTCCTTCTCCTCCCTTGCTCAATTTAAAATCTGGGAAAAAACGCTGGGTGGTAACCACAGCGATGAACTGCATTTTGTACAGAAAACCAGCGATGGCGGCTATATTGTCGGGGGTTCTTCTTCTTCGGGTATTAGTGGTACTAAATCCGAAGCAAACCGGGGAGTATGCACCCCGGATAATTGTACCACGGATTATTGGGTAGTAAAAATAGATGGCAAAGGCAATAAAGTCTGGGATAAAACTTTGGGAGGAAACGATTCCGACATTTTAGCATCCGTACTGCAAACCAGTGATGGCGGCTATATTCTGGCGGGTTATTCTTACTCCGATAAATCAGGCGATAAGTCCGAAGCAAATAAAGGTTTTGTTTATTACCCAGATTATTGGATAGTAAAATTAAACGCCAATGGCAAAATAGTATGGGATAAAACCTACGGCGGCAATTATGGTGATTATCTGCATTCTCTTCAACTAACCCCCGATGGCGGCTATATTGTAGGAGGGGAATCTAACTCTGAAAAATCAGGCGATAAAAGCCAGAGCAATAATGGCAGTTATGACTACTGGGTGCTAAAACTAAATGCCAGTGGCAATAAAGTCTGGGACCAAACTTTTGGGGGCGATGACTCAGATGATCTCTATTCCTTAATTACTACTCCCGATGGTGGCTATTTACTGGGAGGCCGATCCAGTTCTAATAAAAGTGGCTCGAAAAGTGACCCGCGAAAAAGTGATTGCACCGACGGCTTTGGTACTCCTTGTTATGATTATTGGGTTGTAAAAATTTCGGAAAAGGGTGCTAAACAATGGGATAAAACCTTTGGCGGATACCACGACGATGTATTAAATACGCTGGTAGTAGCCACGGATGGCGGCTACTTGCTGGGAGGACGTTCCGAATCTACTAAAAGCCTGGATAAAAGTGAGCCTACCCGCGACGAAACTGATGATGATATCTTAGGCGATTATTGGCTGGTAAAAATTGCTACGGACGGCAGCAAAGTTTGGGACAAAACTTTCGGCGGCAATGAAAGAGAAGAACTTACCTCTATTTTGCCAGTGAAAGATGGTGGTTACCTATTAAGTGGCAGTTCTGATTCGGAGAGTGGAGGCGACATGACGCCCAGAAGAGGTGTTGGCGACACCTGGATCATAAAAATAGATGCGAAAGGAAAAAAACTTTGGGACACCAGCGTGACTAGTGGTTCCTATATTACGCCTACTTCCGATGGTAATATCTTGCTGGGTGGTATATCGGGTTCCTATCCTAATGATGATTATTGGTTAGTGAAACTCCAAATTCCGAATAAAAAAGTGCAAACCATTGCCTTTTACCCACCCGATAGGGCACTTACCAGTTCCCCTATCACTCTTTCAGCCAAAGCTAGTTCGGGTTTGCCCGTTACGTTTAAGCTAATTTCCGGACCAGCCACTCAAAAAAGCAATCAATTGCGCTTTACCGGCTATGGAACGGTAGTGGTAAAAGCTTTTCAGGCGGGTGATGCTATGTATAGCCCCGTAGAATATACTGCTCGATTTCGGGTACAAAGATTTCCCAAACAACAGGATAAAACCATTGGCGGAAGTGGAGAAGATATGCTGGCCGACCTGGTTACTACTCCCGACGGCGGTTATTTACTAGGTGGCTCCTCTTCCTCCGGTATTTCCGGGGATAAGAGTAGCGCTGGTAAAGGTCAATCGGATTTCTGGTTGGTAAAAACCGATGCGAACAAAAAGAAAATCTGGGATAAATCTTTTGGTGGTAAAGGTACCGAAAAATTGGCTGTTATTGTTCCGGCGGTGGGTGGCGGTTATTTGTTGGGCGGCTCTTCGGCTTCGGGTAAAGATGGTGATAAAAGTGAAGCCAATAAAGGCAAGAACGATTACTGGTTGGTGAAAGTAGATGCCTCCGGCAATAAACTTTGGGACAAAACCATTGGTGGAAATTTAGATGATAATCTTTCGGCAATAGTTGCTACCCCCGATGGTGGATACTTGCTCGGGGGTTCTTCCCAATCAGATATAAGTGGGGATAAAAGCGAAGGGAATAAAGGCGAACCAGATGAATTTACGGGTACTCCTTCCGACTTTTGGATAGTAAAAGTAGACAACAAGGGAAATAAAGTTTGGGATACAACCATTGGTAATGCCCCTGATGATGTTCTTTCTTCTATAATACCTACGCCCGATGGTAATTACCTTTTAGGAGGATACAGTACCAGCACCGATGACGATACCGATTATTGGGTAATTAAAATAAACGCAAAGGGCGAACAAATTTGGAATAAAACCTATAACCGGGAATATTCTGACCGGCTTACTGCCTTAGTTACAACTCCCGAAGGTGGGTATTTACTGGTGGGTATTTCAGGTTTTGAAACGTACGGGTACTGGGCAATAAAAACCGATTCAAAAGGTAATGTTATTTGGGATAAATTTTTCTTAGGTAGTTCTATTGCGTGTTTTGCCTGCGAAGTAAATTATTCTTTTCCGGTAGATATATTACCTACTTCCAACAATCATTACTTACTGGCCGGGTATACTTGGTCCAATCAGGGCTTCGACCGGACCGAAGAAAATAGAGGCAACCAAGACTACTGGCTCGTAGAGATAGATGAAAACGGGCAAAAGATTAGCGATAAAAGCTTCGGCGCACGCAATTCCGACGAATTAGCGGCTATTATTGCTACTCCCAGCGGCGGCTTTTTGCTTGGGGGCCACTCCAATTCGAACAGTGGCTATGAAAAAAGCGAAAATAGTAAAGGTAACTACGACTTCTGGTTAATAGAAACTAAAATCAGTGCCTTTCCTTCCTCTTCTCTGGCGGCCTGGAACCTGCGCTACGGCGGCAGTAGCTCCGACTTTTTAACCACCGTACTGCCCACTAACGATGGTGGGTATTTGCTCGGCGGGTATTCTTCCTCTCCTAAATCGGGCGATAAATCGCAGAATAGTTATGGTAAAAACGACTATTGGGTAGTAAAAACCGATGCAGCTGGCAATAAGCTCTGGGATAAACGGTATGGTGGCTCTGCGGATGATTACCTGAAAAGTATGGTTCCCACTACCGATGGTGGCTTTTTATTAGGCGGAAGTTCCGAATCGGGAAGTAATGGTAATAAAATGGCAATCAGTAAAGGGGGCCGGGATATTTGGCTCGTAAAAATAAGCAGCAGCGGGGAAAAAGAATGGGATCAAACGTACGGTGGCAATGGCACCGACGACTTACAAAAAATTGTAATACTATCCTATTTGTATACCGACTCTTATGTATTAGCCGGCTACAGCGACTCGCCGGTAAGTGGCGATAAAACCCAAGGCACCCAGGGTGGTTTAGATTACTGGTTAATAAAGATTTATAGCTTTAACGGTGACATAGCCTGGAATAAACGCTTCGGAGGAGCGGGCGACGATTACTTAGGAGATATTTTAGCCCTTGCCAAAGGGGATTTACTCATAGGAGGCACTTCCTTCTCTTCCGCTTCAGGCGATAAAAGCCAGGGTACGCAAGGCTCCAGTGATTACTGGCTGCTAAGAATAGATAAAGACGGTAAAAAGCTTTGGGATAAACGCTACGGCGGCAGCGACCAGGATCAGCTTTTAGCCTTATTAAATACCAGTTATAATTCTTTCTTACTAGCGGGTCATAGCGCTTCTAATATAAGTGGAGAAAAAAGCCAGAACAGCAAGGGCGGCAAAGATTATTGGCTGGTGCAAGTGAATGGTTCCGGCGAAAAACAATGGGATAAAACGTACGGCGGCAGCGCCGAAGAAACGTTACGTTCTCTGATTTTAGATAAAGATGGCGGTTATGTTCTGGGGGGCACTTCCTTTTCCGGCAAGAGCGGGGATAAAACTCAAACCAGCCAAGGAGCAAGCGATTACTGGCTCGTTAAGACCAACTCGGCGGGCACCAAGCTCTGGGATAAACGCTACGGCGGCAGCCAGCAAGAAGAACTCCGGGCTCTATGGACGACGCAGGAGGGTGGTTATTTGCTTGGCGGACGCTCCAACTCCGGCGTAAGTGGCGACCGAACCCAGCCTAGCCAGGGCGAGAATGATATTTGGCTCGTGAAAGTAGCTCCGGTAAAAACTATTACCCCCCTAATAGCCTCCCAATCATCTACTTTCCAACCCGAAGAATTTCGTTCCGCTAAACTCTTGCCTCTTACCGCATACCCGAATCCGTTTGTGCAGGAAGTAAATGTTACCTTCCGGGTACCGCAAACCCAAAAAGTTACGGTAAAGGTGTTCGACAGTCAGGGGCAGGAAGTTACGACTTTGTTCGAGGAAGTAGCCCAGGCAAATCAGAACTATACCCGGCAATGGCAAGCCCAGCATTCGGCAGCCGGTATTTATATTCTGCGCCTGCAAACCAATAACCACCAAAGTCACCAGAAAGTAGTGCTAAGCCGCTAA